A window of Lagopus muta isolate bLagMut1 chromosome 16, bLagMut1 primary, whole genome shotgun sequence contains these coding sequences:
- the PCK1 gene encoding phosphoenolpyruvate carboxykinase, cytosolic [GTP], with the protein MPPELKDEVNVMPKVIQGDLESLPPKVREFIESSAKLCQPESIHICDGSEEENKKILDIMVEQGMIKKLSKYENCWLALTNPRDVARIESKTVIITQEQRDTIPIPTTGTSQLGRWMSEEDFEKAFNIRFPGCMQGRTMYAIPFSMGPIGSPLAKIGIELTDSPYVVASMRIMTRMGTAALKALGTGEFVKCLHSVGCPLPLKEPLINNWPCNPELTLIAHLPDRREIISFGSGYGGNSLLGKKCFALRIASRIAKEEGWLAEHMLILGITNPEGEKKYFAAAFPSACGKTNLAMMNPSLPGWKIECVGDDIAWMKFDEQGNLRAINPENGFFGVAPGTSVKTNPNAIKTIFKNTIFTNVAETSDGGVYWEGIDEPLPPGVTLTSWKNKDWTPDNGEPCAHPNSRFCTPASQCPIMDPAWESPEGVPIEGIIFGGRRPSGVPLVYEAFNWQHGVFIGAAMRSEATAAAEHKGKIIMHDPFAMRPFFGYNFGKYLAHWLSMAHRPAAKLPRIFHVNWFRKDSQGKFLWPGYGENSRVLEWMFNRIQGKASAKPTAIGYIPADTALNLKGLEDINLTELFNISKEFWEKEVEEVKQYFEGQVNADLPYEIEREMLALQTRIKQL; encoded by the exons ATGCCCCCAGAGCTGAAAGATGAGGTCAACGTCATGCCTAAGGTTATCCAGGGGGATTTGGAGAGCCTGCCTCCAAAAGTGAGGGAGTTCATTGAAAGCAGTGCCAAGCTGTGCCAGCCTGAGAGCATTCATATCTGCGATGgctcagaagaagaaaacaaaaaaattctggaCATCATGGTGGAGCAAGGCATGATCAAGAAGCTGAGCAAGTATGAGAACTG ctggTTGGCTCTCACTAACCCAAGAGACGTAGCAAGAATCGAGAGCAAAACTGTCATTATCACTCAAGAACAGAGAGATACCATCCCAATCCCTACAACTGGAACCAGCCAGCTGGGTCGCTGGATGTCAGAAGAGGATTTTGAGAAAGCTTTCAATATCAGATTCCCAGGCTGCATGCAAG GACGCACAATGTACGCCATCCCCTTCAGCATGGGGCCTATTGGATCTCCTCTGGCCAAGATTGGGATCGAGCTGACAGATTCTCCGTATGTGGTGGCTAGCATGAGGATCATGACACGGATGGgaacagctgctctgaaagcccTGGGCACCGGAGAGTTTGTGAAATGCCTTCACTCGGTTGGATGTCCTCTACCACTAAAAG AACCATTAATCAACAACTGGCCATGCAACCCAGAGTTAACACTGATTGCTCATCTCCCGGACCGCAGAGAGATCATTTCGTTTGGCAGCGGCTACGGAGGAAACTccttactggggaaaaaatgctttgctcTTAGGATTGCCAGCAGAATCGCCAAGGAAGAGGGCTGGCTAGCAGAGCACATGCTG ATCCTGGGAATTACAAATCCAGAAGgtgaaaagaagtattttgctGCAGCATTCCCCAGTGCATGTGGAAAAACCAACTTGGCCATGATGAACCCAAGCCTGCCAGGATGGAAGATTGAATGTGTGGGTGACGATATTGCCTGGATGAAATTTGATGAGCAAG GCAACTTAAGGGCAATCAATccagaaaatggcttttttgGTGTTGCCCCTGGAACCTCAGTCAAAACAAACCCCAATGCTATTAAAACCATATTCAAGAACACCATCTTTACCAATGTAGCTGAAACAAGTGACGGAGGTGTCTACTGGGAAGGCATTGATGAGCCATTACCGCCAGGAGTAACACTGACTTCATGGAAGAACAAGGACTGGACACCAGATAATG GGGAACCCTGCGCTCATCCCAACTCGCGGTTCTGCACCCCAGCCAGCCAGTGCCCCATCATGGACCCTGCGTGGGAATCGCCTGAAGGCGTGCCCATCGAGGGGATAATATTTGGAGGCCGCAGACCTTCTG GTGTGCCTCTTGTATACGAGGCCTTTAACTGGCAGCATGGAGTATTTATAGGAGCAGCTATGAGATCTGaagcaacagcagctgctgagcacaaAG GAAAAATTATTATGCACGACCCATTTGCCATGAGACCTTTCTTTGGCTACAACTTTGGCAAATACTTAGCACACTGGCTTAGCATGGCACACCGCCCAGCAGCAAAACTACCAAGGATCTTTCATGTTAATTGGTTCCGGAAAGACAGCCAAGGGAAATTCCTGTGGCCTGGCTACGGAGAGAATTCCCGTGTGCTGGAGTGGATGTTCAACAGAATTCAAGGGAAAGCCTCTGCCAAGCCAACTGCCATAGGTTATATCCCTGCTGACACCGCTTTGAACCTGAAGGGCTTAGAAGACATCAACTTAACTGAACTGTTTAATATCTCCAAAGAGTTCTGGGAAAAGGAGGTGGAAGAAGTCAAACAGTACTTCGAGGGGCAAGTTAATGCTGACCTTCCCTATGAAATAGAAAGGGAAATGCTTGCCTTGCAGACGAGAATAAAACAGTTATAG